A region from the Serinibacter arcticus genome encodes:
- a CDS encoding DNA/RNA non-specific endonuclease, producing MTTASYEPGFLGVDVPLPRPLDGREVLELTYPRFSVLLDPVRRLAVTTGVVIDGATLRDVPRRGDWRLDPRAPAEAQAGPEIYSGNDLDRGHLVRRRDPGWGTDEQARVATAATFAYPNAAPQVASFNQSKELWLGLEDHVLEHADAEDLRVSVFTAPVLDDDDPPYRGLQVPLRFWKIAAWSSVRAARATPAGVSDGPDGGPVLAAAAFLLDQSDLVERVTASVSGAAVPPLGAFRTFQVPVAEIGDVAGLDVGPLAAADVLETPSVRGAGAWRELAVPDDIRLARPRP from the coding sequence ATGACCACCGCGAGCTACGAGCCGGGCTTCCTCGGCGTCGACGTCCCGCTTCCTCGCCCCCTCGACGGCCGCGAGGTCCTCGAGCTGACCTACCCGCGGTTCTCCGTGCTGCTGGATCCGGTGCGGCGGCTGGCGGTGACCACCGGCGTCGTCATCGACGGCGCGACGCTCCGCGACGTCCCGCGCCGCGGAGACTGGCGGCTCGATCCGCGCGCTCCCGCCGAGGCACAGGCCGGTCCGGAGATCTACTCCGGCAACGACCTCGACCGCGGCCACCTCGTGCGACGCCGCGATCCCGGCTGGGGCACGGACGAGCAGGCGCGCGTCGCGACGGCGGCGACCTTCGCCTATCCCAACGCGGCGCCGCAGGTCGCCTCGTTCAACCAGAGCAAGGAGCTGTGGCTCGGGCTCGAGGACCACGTCCTGGAGCACGCGGACGCCGAGGACCTGCGCGTGTCCGTGTTCACGGCGCCGGTGCTCGACGACGACGACCCGCCCTACCGCGGCCTCCAGGTGCCGCTGCGGTTCTGGAAGATCGCGGCGTGGTCGTCGGTGCGGGCAGCGCGGGCGACTCCGGCGGGGGTCTCGGACGGGCCCGACGGCGGACCGGTGCTCGCGGCCGCCGCCTTCCTCCTGGACCAGTCCGACCTGGTCGAGCGCGTGACGGCGAGCGTCAGCGGCGCGGCAGTCCCGCCGCTGGGTGCCTTCCGCACGTTCCAGGTGCCGGTGGCGGAGATCGGCGACGTGGCGGGGCTCGACGTCGGGCCGCTCGCCGCCGCCGACGTCCTCGAGACGCCGTCGGTCCGCGGCGCGGGTGCGTGGCGCGAGCTCGCCGTCCCTGACGACATCCGCCTCGCCCGGCCACGGCCGTGA
- a CDS encoding ThuA domain-containing protein produces the protein MTTTPPTTTPPTAIPPTPTRRALVVRGGWDGHQPVATTDAFLPFLRENGFAVEITDDPEVYADEHLMAATDLVLQSVTMGRASGEAVTGLRTAVENGTGFAGWHGGIADSFRESSDYVQLVGGQFATHPGRSPSERVGDPSDNYVPHTIEITDLGREHPITAGLSDFALDTEQYWVVHDDLIDVLATTEHPVRPWSPWHRPIVSPAVWTRRWGAGRIVVATPGHTPEVLADPNVRTIVERGLLWASRTASE, from the coding sequence ATGACCACCACCCCGCCCACCACCACACCGCCCACTGCCATCCCGCCCACCCCCACCCGCCGCGCGCTCGTGGTCCGTGGCGGCTGGGACGGCCACCAGCCCGTCGCCACCACCGACGCGTTCCTCCCGTTCCTGCGCGAGAACGGGTTCGCCGTCGAGATCACGGACGACCCCGAGGTCTACGCGGACGAGCACCTGATGGCCGCGACCGACCTGGTGCTGCAGTCGGTGACGATGGGTCGGGCGAGCGGCGAGGCCGTGACCGGCCTGCGCACCGCCGTCGAGAACGGCACCGGGTTCGCCGGCTGGCACGGCGGCATCGCGGACTCCTTCCGCGAGAGCTCCGACTACGTGCAGCTCGTCGGCGGCCAGTTCGCCACCCACCCCGGTCGGTCGCCGAGCGAGCGGGTCGGCGACCCCTCCGACAACTACGTGCCCCACACGATCGAGATCACCGACCTCGGCCGTGAGCACCCGATCACCGCGGGGCTGAGTGACTTCGCCCTCGACACCGAGCAGTACTGGGTGGTCCACGACGACCTCATCGACGTCCTCGCCACGACCGAGCACCCGGTCCGGCCGTGGAGCCCGTGGCACCGACCGATCGTCTCGCCCGCGGTCTGGACGCGTCGGTGGGGCGCCGGCCGGATCGTCGTCGCCACCCCCGGCCACACCCCCGAGGTGCTGGCCGACCCGAACGTCCGCACCATCGTCGAGAGGGGTCTGCTGTGGGCCAGCCGCACAGCGTCGGAGTAG
- a CDS encoding DEAD/DEAH box helicase has translation MHAPIELVGLVGRHAFDAGSSYARQHRAVVRRHDAEARVVVGSVDGSGRHVYTATTYYGFTRNGTVDFFDGRCSCPVQVDCKHTVALLITALEQERAAQARTVVVSQWRSQLEGIFPDPTTQVWSPLALSLQFTPPPSLAGPQRTGMGGYRAVHEGSLEARAMRLGKRGQWIATGAAWHEVTRAAIDDADPAQLDALSSLVRLHQASDVYAYGVPTWLSLQTIPSRALWTVLRDIADSGVQLLEVDGEPAILSDVAALTAVTVSSVDDDGGAPSPGGPDLEVAATIDHPSTLTETLLLGRPTHGFVGRDATGTLTLVPLETPATRPWVDLRRSGAIQVPASERTLFERTILPRIRQQTWHAAGDFAPEVPPGPTLVVRIRLLWTALGASPRASVECEWRYGDSDNPFALTYSLPTDPRRTERDDIAENVLLHRAAAAMGTLPSLLSRDGLPLEEMVVTGHSVVELVDHVIPALQRIEGIDVDLPEEELPTFRDLGEPEIAVDVVGTNRDWFDLEVRLRLTDRDVPVGHVITALARKEQTLFLEDGAYVSLDRPELDQLRQLLEEGRELQDQRRTGLRVSRLNLSWWEELQALGVIDRQAQEWLDRVKAATSLDGEPPAVPAGLQAQLRPYQRAGYEWLARLRRAGLGGVLADDMGLGKTLQTLAMILDAKDSGALTAPVPGEAVDESTAGDGMPRQRPFVVVAPTSVVPNWATEAARFAPDLRVAVVTATGKKRRESLAELAATADVIVTSYALFRLEHHEYEAIVPAGLVLDEAQNIKNRTSRGFAHAKTLPADVKFVVTGTPMENNLAELWAMFAIAAPGLLGTPQQFTEVYAAPIERGNGAELGLFERLRKRVAPFLLRRTKEEVTPDLPPKQEQVLTVTLDPAHRKVYARHLGRERQRVLGLVKDMERNRVEVLSALTRLRQLAIDASLVDEEYADVPSSKLDVLMPLLTEAAAEGHRALVFSQFTRYLGKIAARLDAEGIPYAYLDGSTTKRAEVIRGFAEGTQPVFLISLKAGGVGLNLAMADYCILADPWWNPAAEAQAVDRAHRIGQTRPVMVYRMVASDTIEEKVMALQDSKRALVAGVLGSGSGPDGSGSGAGAGTAGSGARLGADDIRTLLA, from the coding sequence ATGCACGCACCCATCGAGCTCGTCGGCCTCGTGGGCCGGCACGCGTTCGATGCGGGGTCGTCCTACGCGCGTCAGCACCGCGCCGTCGTCCGGCGTCACGACGCCGAGGCGCGCGTCGTCGTCGGTTCGGTCGACGGCAGCGGGCGCCACGTCTACACCGCCACCACCTACTACGGCTTCACGCGGAACGGCACGGTCGACTTCTTCGACGGCCGCTGCTCGTGCCCGGTGCAGGTCGACTGCAAGCACACCGTCGCGCTGCTGATCACCGCGCTCGAGCAGGAGCGCGCCGCGCAGGCGCGCACCGTCGTCGTGAGCCAGTGGCGCTCCCAGCTCGAGGGGATCTTCCCCGACCCGACGACCCAGGTCTGGTCCCCGCTGGCCCTGAGCCTGCAGTTCACCCCGCCGCCGAGCCTCGCGGGGCCGCAGCGCACGGGCATGGGCGGCTACCGCGCCGTCCACGAGGGCTCGCTCGAGGCCCGCGCGATGCGGCTCGGCAAGCGCGGGCAGTGGATCGCGACGGGGGCCGCCTGGCACGAGGTCACCCGGGCGGCGATCGACGACGCCGATCCCGCCCAGCTCGACGCGCTGTCCTCGCTCGTCCGCCTGCACCAGGCCTCGGACGTCTACGCCTACGGCGTGCCCACGTGGCTCTCGCTGCAGACGATCCCCAGCCGCGCGCTCTGGACCGTCCTGCGCGACATCGCGGACTCGGGCGTCCAGCTGCTCGAGGTCGACGGCGAGCCAGCGATCCTGTCCGACGTCGCGGCCCTGACCGCGGTGACGGTCTCGTCCGTGGACGACGACGGCGGCGCCCCCTCCCCGGGCGGGCCCGACCTCGAGGTCGCGGCCACGATCGACCACCCCTCGACGCTGACCGAGACGCTGCTGCTCGGGCGACCGACCCACGGGTTCGTCGGGCGCGACGCCACCGGCACGCTCACGCTCGTCCCGCTCGAGACCCCGGCGACGCGACCGTGGGTCGACCTGCGGCGCAGCGGCGCGATCCAGGTCCCCGCGTCGGAGCGAACGCTGTTCGAGCGCACGATCCTGCCGCGCATCCGGCAGCAGACCTGGCACGCCGCCGGCGACTTCGCGCCCGAGGTGCCGCCCGGCCCGACGCTCGTGGTGCGGATCCGGCTGCTGTGGACGGCGCTGGGCGCGAGCCCGCGCGCGTCCGTGGAGTGCGAGTGGCGCTACGGCGACTCCGACAACCCCTTCGCGCTCACCTACTCCCTGCCCACCGACCCGCGCCGCACCGAGCGCGACGACATCGCCGAGAACGTGCTGCTGCACCGCGCCGCGGCGGCGATGGGCACGCTCCCCTCGCTCCTCTCGCGCGACGGACTGCCGCTCGAGGAGATGGTCGTCACGGGCCACTCCGTGGTGGAGCTCGTCGATCACGTCATCCCGGCGCTGCAGCGCATCGAGGGCATCGACGTCGACCTCCCCGAGGAGGAGCTGCCGACCTTCCGCGACCTCGGGGAGCCGGAGATCGCCGTCGACGTCGTGGGCACCAACCGCGACTGGTTCGACCTCGAGGTGCGGCTGCGACTGACCGACCGCGACGTCCCGGTCGGTCACGTCATCACCGCGCTCGCGCGCAAGGAGCAGACGCTGTTCCTCGAGGACGGCGCCTACGTCTCGCTGGACCGGCCCGAGCTCGACCAGCTCCGGCAGCTGCTGGAGGAGGGCCGCGAGCTCCAGGACCAGCGGCGCACCGGGCTGCGCGTGAGCCGGCTCAACCTCTCCTGGTGGGAGGAGCTGCAGGCGCTCGGTGTCATCGACCGGCAGGCGCAGGAGTGGCTCGACCGCGTCAAGGCCGCGACGTCGCTCGACGGCGAGCCGCCCGCCGTGCCCGCCGGCCTGCAGGCCCAGCTGCGGCCGTACCAGCGCGCGGGCTACGAGTGGCTCGCGCGCCTGCGGCGGGCGGGGCTCGGCGGGGTGCTCGCCGACGACATGGGCCTCGGCAAGACCCTGCAGACCCTGGCGATGATCCTCGACGCGAAGGACTCAGGCGCGCTGACGGCGCCCGTGCCCGGGGAGGCGGTCGACGAGTCGACGGCAGGGGACGGGATGCCGCGCCAGCGACCATTTGTGGTCGTCGCGCCGACGTCGGTCGTGCCCAACTGGGCCACGGAGGCGGCGCGGTTCGCGCCGGACCTGCGGGTCGCCGTCGTGACGGCCACCGGCAAGAAGCGCCGGGAGAGCCTCGCGGAGCTGGCGGCGACGGCGGACGTGATCGTCACGAGCTACGCGCTCTTCCGCCTCGAGCACCACGAGTACGAGGCGATCGTGCCGGCCGGGCTGGTGCTCGACGAGGCGCAGAACATCAAGAACCGCACCTCACGCGGGTTCGCGCACGCCAAGACGCTGCCGGCCGACGTGAAGTTCGTCGTCACCGGCACCCCGATGGAGAACAACCTCGCCGAGCTGTGGGCGATGTTCGCGATCGCGGCGCCCGGGCTGCTCGGCACGCCGCAGCAGTTCACCGAGGTCTACGCGGCGCCGATCGAACGGGGCAACGGCGCCGAGCTCGGCCTGTTCGAGCGGCTGCGCAAGCGGGTCGCGCCGTTCCTGCTGCGCCGCACCAAGGAGGAGGTGACACCCGACCTGCCGCCGAAGCAGGAGCAGGTGCTCACCGTGACGCTGGATCCTGCGCACCGGAAGGTCTACGCGCGCCACCTCGGCCGCGAGCGCCAGCGCGTGCTCGGACTGGTCAAGGACATGGAGCGCAACCGCGTCGAGGTGCTGAGCGCCCTGACCCGGCTGCGCCAGCTCGCGATCGACGCGTCGCTCGTGGACGAGGAGTACGCCGACGTCCCCTCCTCCAAGCTCGACGTGCTGATGCCGCTGCTGACGGAGGCCGCCGCCGAGGGGCACCGCGCGCTCGTGTTCAGCCAGTTCACGCGCTACCTCGGCAAGATCGCCGCGCGCCTCGACGCGGAAGGCATCCCGTACGCCTACCTCGACGGGTCGACGACGAAGCGGGCCGAGGTCATCCGCGGCTTCGCCGAGGGCACGCAGCCGGTGTTCCTCATCAGCCTCAAGGCGGGCGGGGTCGGGCTCAACCTGGCCATGGCCGACTACTGCATCCTGGCCGACCCCTGGTGGAACCCCGCGGCCGAGGCCCAGGCGGTCGACCGCGCGCACCGCATCGGTCAGACCCGACCCGTGATGGTCTACAGGATGGTCGCCTCCGACACGATCGAGGAGAAGGTCATGGCGCTGCAGGACAGCAAGCGCGCGCTCGTGGCCGGCGTGCTCGGGAGCGGGTCGGGTCCGGACGGTTCAGGGTCGGGCGCCGGTGCCGGCACCGCCGGGTCCGGTGCCCGCCTGGGCGCCGACGACATCCGCACCCTCCTCGCCTGA
- a CDS encoding mannitol dehydrogenase family protein, which produces MTADPRPLRRDTAPAAPPRLVHLGLGAFHRAHQAWYTARADDAAEWGIVAFGGRAPRPGDLDVPAALARQDGLYTLVERSEDGDAFTVVDSIVAAHPGPRTDLINAHLADPRTAVVTLTITEAGYRLAPDGGPDLADPALLADLARLREASAVDDPAALTGATTAPGRLLAGLEARRRAGAGPIALVPCDNLPGNGALLRGGLLALAAEVDAGGHHGSLASWLADHASVISTSVDRITPRAEPDLAETVRRATGRSDAVPVVTEPFSDWVLEGEFPAGRPAWEAAGALVVDDVEPFESRKLWLLNGAHSLLAYAGLLADHVTVAQAIEDPTLRRAVEGWWSEAARHLPADLDAAAYSRALLARFRNHRVEHRLAQISADGSAKIRLRILPVLRAEADAGRAAPGAELAVAAWVAAHRRGLPLVDAAGDDVARACSAAEPVEALLAMLDPALFAGTPVGARVRDGVRRLVGAAEGSRHCGEISPGATARPA; this is translated from the coding sequence GTGACCGCCGATCCGCGCCCCCTGCGGCGCGACACCGCCCCCGCCGCCCCGCCGCGCCTGGTCCACCTCGGCCTGGGCGCCTTCCACCGGGCGCACCAGGCCTGGTACACCGCCAGGGCCGACGACGCCGCCGAGTGGGGCATCGTCGCGTTCGGCGGTCGCGCCCCCCGGCCGGGCGACCTCGACGTCCCGGCCGCGCTCGCGCGCCAGGACGGGCTCTACACGCTGGTCGAGCGCAGCGAGGACGGCGACGCGTTCACCGTGGTCGACAGCATCGTCGCCGCGCACCCCGGCCCCCGCACCGACCTGATCAACGCCCACCTCGCCGACCCGCGCACCGCCGTCGTGACCCTCACCATCACCGAGGCGGGCTACCGCCTCGCGCCCGACGGCGGACCGGACCTCGCGGATCCGGCACTCCTCGCGGACCTCGCGCGGCTGCGGGAGGCGTCCGCCGTCGACGACCCCGCCGCCCTCACCGGGGCGACCACCGCCCCCGGACGCCTGCTCGCGGGGCTCGAGGCTCGACGGCGGGCGGGCGCCGGCCCGATCGCCCTCGTCCCGTGCGACAACCTGCCCGGCAACGGCGCGCTGCTGCGGGGCGGGCTGCTCGCGCTGGCCGCGGAGGTCGACGCCGGCGGGCACCACGGCTCGCTCGCGTCCTGGCTCGCCGACCACGCATCGGTCATCTCCACCTCCGTCGATCGCATCACCCCGCGCGCTGAACCCGACCTCGCGGAGACGGTGCGGCGGGCGACCGGCCGGTCCGACGCCGTCCCCGTCGTCACCGAGCCGTTCTCGGACTGGGTGTTAGAGGGCGAGTTCCCGGCCGGCCGACCGGCGTGGGAGGCCGCGGGCGCGCTGGTCGTCGACGACGTCGAGCCCTTCGAGTCGCGCAAGCTCTGGCTGCTCAACGGCGCCCACAGCCTGCTCGCGTACGCCGGGCTGCTCGCGGACCACGTCACGGTGGCGCAGGCGATCGAGGACCCGACGCTCCGCCGCGCCGTCGAGGGCTGGTGGAGCGAGGCCGCGCGCCACCTCCCGGCCGACCTGGATGCCGCCGCCTACAGCCGCGCGCTGCTGGCCCGCTTCCGCAACCACCGGGTCGAGCACCGGCTCGCCCAGATCTCGGCCGACGGAAGCGCGAAGATCCGGCTGCGGATCCTGCCCGTGCTGCGGGCGGAGGCCGACGCCGGGCGCGCGGCGCCGGGCGCGGAGCTCGCCGTCGCGGCCTGGGTCGCGGCCCACCGGCGCGGCCTCCCGCTCGTGGACGCGGCCGGGGACGACGTCGCGCGGGCGTGTTCGGCCGCCGAACCGGTCGAGGCGCTGCTGGCGATGCTCGATCCGGCGCTGTTCGCCGGGACGCCCGTGGGCGCCCGGGTGCGCGACGGCGTGCGGCGGCTGGTCGGGGCGGCTGAGGGCTCGCGGCACTGCGGCGAGATCAGCCCCGGCGCCACCGCTCGGCCGGCGTGA
- a CDS encoding class I SAM-dependent methyltransferase — protein MSADTLDLSRLRRFPDIEAPNLVAVDASDRLILDEAADAVASAAPGTVVVINDHYGALTLGAIGLHGASDVRVHVDMLTGERALDTNAEDSGLAGTYRHLSLVPELVDGARVVLVQLPRGLDALEEIAQLIAAHAHPDVVVIAGGRVKHMSRGMNDVLGRSFSSVTATLGRQKSRALVATGPTASDAVYPKKVVDDERGLWIVAHGAAFAGPQVDVGSRYLLTFLDTMGPTASTAIDLGCGTGVLATELASARPDLTVTAIDASDAAVRSTTATLEANHLAGRVAVVREDGLGERAAGSADLIVCNPPFHVGATLAPDAALRMIRGAARVLTDGGELWTVFNSRLAHAGALRRMVGPTEIMGDNGTFTVTRTVRPARKAAR, from the coding sequence ATGAGCGCAGACACCCTGGACCTCTCCCGCCTGCGCCGGTTCCCGGACATCGAGGCGCCCAACCTCGTGGCCGTCGACGCCAGCGACCGGCTGATCCTCGACGAGGCCGCCGACGCCGTCGCGTCCGCCGCGCCCGGAACCGTCGTCGTGATCAACGACCACTACGGCGCCCTCACGCTCGGCGCGATCGGCCTGCACGGCGCGAGCGACGTCCGCGTCCACGTCGACATGCTGACCGGCGAGCGCGCCCTCGACACCAACGCCGAGGACTCCGGTCTCGCGGGCACCTACCGCCACCTCTCCCTCGTGCCCGAGCTCGTCGACGGCGCCCGCGTCGTCCTCGTCCAGCTCCCGCGCGGCCTCGACGCCCTCGAGGAGATCGCCCAGCTGATCGCCGCCCACGCCCACCCGGACGTCGTCGTCATCGCCGGCGGCCGCGTCAAGCACATGTCCCGCGGCATGAACGACGTCCTCGGTCGCTCGTTCAGCAGCGTGACGGCGACGCTCGGTCGCCAGAAGTCGCGCGCCCTGGTCGCGACCGGCCCGACCGCGTCCGACGCGGTCTACCCGAAGAAGGTCGTCGACGACGAGCGCGGGCTGTGGATCGTCGCGCACGGCGCCGCGTTCGCGGGCCCGCAGGTCGACGTCGGCTCGCGCTACCTGCTGACCTTCCTCGACACCATGGGCCCGACGGCGAGCACCGCCATCGACCTCGGCTGCGGCACCGGGGTGCTCGCCACCGAGCTGGCCTCGGCCCGCCCCGACCTCACGGTCACGGCGATCGACGCCTCCGACGCGGCCGTCCGCTCGACCACCGCCACGCTGGAGGCCAACCACCTGGCCGGACGCGTCGCCGTCGTGCGCGAGGACGGACTCGGTGAGCGCGCGGCGGGCTCGGCCGACCTCATCGTCTGCAACCCGCCGTTCCACGTCGGCGCGACGCTCGCCCCCGACGCGGCGCTGCGCATGATCCGCGGCGCGGCCCGCGTGCTGACCGACGGCGGTGAGCTGTGGACGGTCTTCAACTCGCGCCTCGCGCACGCCGGCGCGCTGCGCCGCATGGTCGGCCCGACCGAGATCATGGGCGACAACGGCACGTTCACCGTCACCCGGACCGTCCGTCCTGCCCGCAAGGCCGCCCGATGA
- a CDS encoding Gfo/Idh/MocA family protein translates to MGQPHSVGVVGLGVILDAYLATLADHPGVRIAAVADLDPDRARAVAERTGARAVAVAELMASDEVGTVLDLTTPGAHAEVALAAAAHGKNHYGEKPLAATLADAREVVGATTAAGTVLGCAPDTVLGTGIQTARAAVEAGRIGRPTAAVATWLSPGHEAWHPQPDFYYARGGGPVLDMGPYYLTSLVHLLGPVVAVSGAASRLRDTRTIATGPRAGAVIDVEVPTHVAGTLVHANGAISTVTVSFDAVGTHARPIEVHGEEGSLAIPDPNRFDGDVELLARGTRDWVTLEPSAGFVDASRGIGLLEMVEAAGLEAASSASSASSDTPRASGGVALHVMEIMTALLDSAETGRRIDLTTAPLVPPVVPLTPAERWRRG, encoded by the coding sequence GTGGGCCAGCCGCACAGCGTCGGAGTAGTCGGTCTCGGCGTCATCCTCGACGCCTACCTCGCCACGCTCGCCGACCACCCCGGCGTGCGGATCGCCGCCGTGGCGGATCTCGACCCCGACCGCGCGCGGGCCGTGGCCGAGCGCACCGGCGCCCGCGCCGTCGCCGTCGCCGAGCTGATGGCGAGCGACGAGGTCGGCACCGTGCTCGACCTCACCACCCCCGGCGCGCACGCGGAGGTCGCGCTCGCCGCCGCGGCGCACGGGAAGAACCACTACGGCGAGAAGCCGCTGGCCGCCACCCTGGCGGACGCGCGCGAGGTCGTCGGGGCGACGACGGCGGCCGGCACCGTCCTCGGGTGCGCCCCCGACACGGTGCTCGGCACCGGGATCCAGACGGCGCGCGCCGCCGTCGAGGCGGGCCGGATCGGCCGCCCGACGGCCGCCGTCGCCACCTGGCTCTCGCCCGGCCACGAGGCCTGGCACCCGCAGCCCGACTTCTACTACGCCCGCGGCGGTGGCCCCGTGCTCGACATGGGGCCGTACTACCTGACGAGCCTCGTGCACCTGCTCGGTCCGGTCGTGGCCGTCAGCGGCGCCGCCTCGAGGCTCCGGGACACCCGCACGATCGCGACGGGTCCGCGGGCCGGGGCCGTCATCGACGTCGAGGTCCCCACGCACGTCGCCGGGACGCTCGTCCACGCGAACGGGGCGATCTCGACGGTCACCGTGAGCTTCGACGCGGTCGGCACGCATGCGCGACCGATCGAGGTGCACGGCGAGGAGGGATCGCTCGCGATCCCCGACCCCAACCGTTTCGACGGCGACGTCGAGCTCCTCGCGCGGGGCACCCGCGACTGGGTCACACTGGAGCCGAGCGCCGGGTTCGTCGACGCCTCCCGCGGGATCGGGCTGCTGGAGATGGTGGAGGCGGCCGGGCTGGAGGCGGCGTCGTCGGCATCGTCGGCATCGTCGGACACCCCGCGCGCGAGCGGCGGCGTCGCGCTCCACGTCATGGAGATCATGACGGCGCTGCTCGACTCCGCGGAGACCGGCCGGCGGATCGACCTCACCACCGCGCCCCTCGTCCCGCCGGTCGTCCCCCTCACGCCGGCCGAGCGGTGGCGCCGGGGCTGA
- a CDS encoding LysR family transcriptional regulator, producing MIDLDAVVALRAVATQGSVAAAGTSLGFTPSAVSQQIKRLERSTGVGLLERVGRGVVLTDAGRRLVSASGALLADLEQIETDLRASVGEDAAEVTGEVRLAVFSTAVRGLVSPVLAELRSSRPGVRVPLLESEPWDTVSLVASGQRDLGVVHRWGGVALAMPSHLVATPLVTDVADVLLRRDHPLAGRSELRPSDLADEDWIGTPEATICRQWLRRLFDGVPNAPRVVHESMEFANHVDLVRAGLGVALVPRLGRGPLGDDIVAIPTTQPASTRDVVALHRRSLGESPALRAVLDALVAAAAQL from the coding sequence ATGATCGATCTCGACGCCGTGGTGGCGCTCCGCGCGGTGGCCACCCAGGGGAGCGTGGCCGCGGCCGGGACCTCGCTCGGGTTCACCCCCAGCGCGGTCTCGCAGCAGATCAAGCGCCTCGAGCGCTCGACCGGCGTCGGACTGCTCGAGCGGGTGGGGCGCGGGGTGGTGCTGACCGACGCCGGGCGTCGCCTCGTCAGCGCGTCCGGGGCGCTGCTCGCCGACCTCGAGCAGATCGAGACCGACCTGCGCGCGAGCGTCGGCGAGGACGCCGCCGAGGTGACAGGTGAGGTTCGCCTCGCGGTGTTCTCGACGGCGGTGCGCGGCCTGGTCTCCCCGGTGCTGGCGGAGCTGCGGTCGAGCCGCCCGGGCGTGCGCGTCCCCCTGCTGGAGTCGGAACCGTGGGACACGGTCTCCCTGGTGGCGTCGGGGCAGCGCGACCTCGGCGTCGTGCACCGGTGGGGCGGCGTGGCGCTCGCGATGCCGAGCCATCTGGTGGCGACGCCCCTGGTCACGGACGTCGCCGACGTCCTGCTCCGGCGCGACCACCCGCTCGCCGGTCGTTCCGAGCTGCGGCCGAGCGACCTGGCGGACGAGGACTGGATAGGCACGCCGGAGGCGACGATCTGCCGGCAGTGGCTGCGGAGGCTGTTCGACGGCGTTCCGAACGCCCCGCGCGTGGTCCACGAGTCGATGGAGTTCGCCAACCATGTCGATCTCGTACGGGCCGGGCTCGGCGTCGCGCTCGTGCCGCGGCTCGGGCGGGGTCCGCTCGGCGACGACATCGTCGCGATCCCGACGACGCAGCCCGCCTCGACCCGCGACGTCGTGGCCCTGCACCGGCGCAGCCTGGGGGAGTCGCCGGCGCTGCGCGCCGTGCTCGACGCGCTGGTCGCGGCGGCGGCGCAGCTGTGA
- a CDS encoding EamA family transporter — MNRRDMLLAALVASLWGFNFVVIDWGMDGIPALLFVAIRFAIVSLAAFVVPRPAMSWRTIVGVGLFMSLGQFGLLYTSMAAGLQPGLAALLLQAQVVFTVLIAAGVLRERPSPAQIVGVTVGSVGLAIVAVGRGGNAPLLAVVLCLLAALSWAVGNVISRRARGVGGLSLTVWSSLVVPLPALGLSFVVDGSDAVAAGLAAFGWRPALSTLYTAGLCTLVGYAIFNALLGRNPSSAVVPWVLLAPVVAMLSAALLLGQHPTAAEAVGGAVLVVGVLVATLRRRARVTEPVVSAEAAVAGELERPPASPARI; from the coding sequence GTGAACAGACGCGACATGCTCCTCGCCGCCCTCGTCGCCTCGCTCTGGGGCTTCAACTTCGTCGTCATCGACTGGGGCATGGACGGGATCCCGGCGCTGCTGTTCGTCGCGATCCGGTTCGCGATCGTCTCCCTCGCGGCGTTCGTCGTCCCGCGGCCGGCGATGTCCTGGCGCACGATCGTCGGCGTCGGCCTGTTCATGTCGCTCGGACAGTTCGGGTTGCTCTACACCTCGATGGCCGCCGGCCTGCAGCCGGGTCTCGCGGCGCTGCTGCTCCAGGCCCAGGTCGTCTTCACCGTGCTGATCGCCGCGGGGGTGCTGCGCGAGCGGCCCTCACCGGCCCAGATCGTCGGCGTCACCGTCGGGTCCGTCGGCCTCGCGATCGTCGCGGTGGGTCGGGGCGGGAACGCGCCGCTGCTCGCCGTCGTCCTCTGCCTGCTCGCCGCGCTCTCGTGGGCGGTCGGCAACGTCATCTCGCGGCGCGCGAGGGGTGTCGGCGGGCTGTCGCTGACCGTGTGGTCCTCGCTCGTGGTGCCGCTGCCGGCGCTCGGCCTGTCGTTCGTCGTGGACGGGAGCGATGCCGTCGCCGCCGGGCTCGCGGCGTTCGGCTGGCGCCCGGCGCTCTCGACGCTCTACACCGCAGGTCTGTGCACGCTCGTCGGCTACGCGATCTTCAACGCGCTGCTGGGGCGGAACCCGTCGTCGGCGGTCGTGCCGTGGGTGCTGCTGGCGCCGGTCGTCGCGATGCTGTCGGCCGCGCTGCTGCTCGGGCAGCACCCCACCGCGGCCGAGGCCGTGGGTGGCGCGGTGCTGGTGGTCGGGGTGCTCGTGGCGACGCTCCGCCGTCGAGCGCGGGTCACCGAGCCGGTGGTGTCGGCCGAGGCGGCGGTCGCTGGGGAGCTCGAGCGACCCCCGGCGTCGCCGGCGCGGATCTGA